A stretch of Corallococcus exiguus DNA encodes these proteins:
- a CDS encoding myxosortase-dependent metalloprotease, MXAN_2677/MXAN_2678 family, translating into MSCRLLLLGVLLCAGAAGAQQDFKRTLVPGRPLCLVWPGRDYVYHLDAAGSTRTPGDTEVVAIEAAFDAWRALSSTCSDFRFIRGEDWSRPVEIGYDEEHRFDNYNVVTFRERNCQDVAPPDDACWAEETCGNVYQCWAHGGATIGLTTSSFSFKDGSVVDSDIELNAAETDYGPSFLFTTVNGPPCSGPPSTDCVATDVQNTMTHEIGHVVGLDHVYSAGSTMEATASQGETSKRVIDAGSAAGFCSAYPRGLPPTQCRIPEDPGLKLVADGKGTGCGASAAGPGVAAVLLWSVALMRRGRRSAAPRAGLPGAAPGGPRG; encoded by the coding sequence TCGCCTGCTGCTCCTGGGAGTGCTGCTGTGCGCGGGAGCGGCGGGCGCGCAGCAGGACTTCAAGCGCACGCTCGTGCCGGGCCGGCCGTTGTGTCTGGTCTGGCCGGGGCGTGACTACGTCTACCACCTGGACGCGGCCGGCAGCACGCGCACGCCCGGGGACACGGAGGTCGTCGCCATCGAGGCGGCCTTCGACGCGTGGCGGGCGCTGTCCTCGACGTGCAGCGACTTCCGTTTCATCCGGGGCGAGGATTGGTCGCGCCCCGTCGAGATCGGCTACGACGAGGAGCACCGCTTCGACAACTACAACGTCGTCACCTTCCGCGAGCGCAACTGCCAGGACGTCGCCCCTCCGGACGATGCGTGCTGGGCGGAGGAGACGTGCGGCAACGTCTACCAGTGCTGGGCGCACGGGGGCGCCACCATCGGGCTCACCACTTCGTCGTTCAGCTTCAAGGACGGCTCGGTGGTGGACTCGGACATCGAGCTCAACGCGGCGGAGACGGACTACGGTCCCAGCTTCCTCTTCACCACCGTGAATGGGCCGCCGTGCTCGGGCCCACCGTCCACCGACTGCGTCGCCACGGACGTGCAGAACACGATGACGCATGAGATTGGCCACGTCGTCGGGCTGGACCACGTCTACTCCGCGGGCTCCACCATGGAGGCCACCGCCTCCCAGGGCGAGACGTCCAAGCGAGTCATCGACGCGGGCTCGGCGGCCGGCTTCTGCTCGGCCTATCCGCGCGGCCTGCCGCCCACGCAGTGCCGCATCCCGGAGGACCCGGGCCTGAAGCTCGTGGCGGACGGGAAGGGCACCGGCTGCGGCGCTTCCGCGGCAGGACCGGGCGTGGCCGCCGTGCTGCTCTGGAGCGTGGCGCTGATGCGCAGGGGCAGGCGGTCAGCGGCCCCTCGGGCTGGCCTCCCCGGCGCTGCCCCGGGCGGACCTCGCGGTTAG
- a CDS encoding HAD family hydrolase: protein MAVAFFDLDRTLLAANSASLWVRRELALGHISRWEALRASLLLARYHLGFVAMQDVLLRATALLSGSDARALEARSADFYAEAVRGQYRPGALLALEAHREAGDQLVLLTSSSGYLSDLVARELRLDGVLCNRFEVDAAGLHTGRPLGTVCFGEGKRFYAEATAKEAGVPLSACAFYTDSYSDLPVLEVVGRPVVVNPDHRLRREARRRGWPVVDWGVPSGGATPSVPPSPPLVPSTGP from the coding sequence GTGGCCGTCGCCTTCTTCGACCTGGACAGGACGCTGCTCGCCGCCAACTCCGCGTCGCTCTGGGTGCGCCGCGAGCTGGCATTGGGGCACATCTCCCGCTGGGAGGCCCTGCGCGCCAGCCTGCTGCTCGCGCGTTACCACCTGGGCTTCGTGGCCATGCAGGACGTGCTCCTGCGGGCCACGGCGCTGCTCTCGGGCTCCGACGCCAGGGCCCTGGAGGCGCGCTCCGCGGACTTCTACGCGGAGGCCGTGCGCGGGCAGTACCGGCCCGGGGCCCTGCTCGCGCTGGAGGCCCACCGCGAGGCCGGAGACCAACTGGTACTGCTGACCTCGTCCTCGGGCTACCTGTCCGACCTGGTGGCGCGCGAGCTGCGCCTGGACGGCGTGCTGTGCAACCGCTTCGAGGTGGACGCGGCGGGACTGCACACCGGGCGTCCGCTGGGGACCGTGTGTTTCGGCGAGGGCAAGCGGTTCTACGCGGAGGCCACCGCGAAGGAGGCGGGGGTGCCGCTGTCCGCGTGCGCCTTCTACACGGACTCGTACTCGGACCTGCCGGTGCTGGAGGTGGTGGGGCGCCCGGTGGTGGTGAACCCGGACCACCGGCTGCGCCGTGAGGCGCGGAGGCGGGGCTGGCCGGTGGTGGACTGGGGCGTGCCTTCTGGAGGCGCCACCCCGTCCGTCCCTCCGTCGCCGCCGCTCGTTCCCTCCACCGGCCCTTGA